Proteins encoded within one genomic window of Companilactobacillus sp.:
- a CDS encoding SLAP domain-containing protein, translating into MKLKGILLSTVILGGFTAPIIQPLNVNASASTDQTKATATKPANPLEAKKETPNKPGDSTAEFSMETYLDGKLFDSKMVKFQPNGSFKSESDVKRPTHDLIKMVDKSVHGWVRNYWLGPIRDHDTEVSYSSKQLDKYIKDPTHSFDSVMKGLLFKGGKMTNHGARLTYREDYQTKDGYAVGSVNVHTNVGDITINNIGGKKGSETPVDLPPYKGLLPNMSKIQVHISEDGKFSTDTNVEYSDVVKRDVTISSNLGDQVVKDVTGKIGNEITVQVPKKEGYILSKQSVKAKVNPDGTITTKESVTYFGGIKANVTIHSNMKSIIIENVSGNVGDTVTLTIPDSANIEGYYLESKTIQAVITGDGSIKPLNDAVYLPKKIYATMVVNSNFPDRTLHAKVSGKVNEKIKVDVPTVTGYTPDKKQITAFVHPDGTIDSDEVVNYTPKTITKTINIKTNLKDKTIKAEVSGIVGQTVTIEVPQLKGYTADKKTIKATINENESITSDEKVVYTANMVHGKLVIKSNLTDRQILRNVSGRVGDTIEVTVPQIFGYHSDKKTIKATITDDEKIISDDIVNYSSDYVTADVEIKNNLNKKLVVKDFKGKIGSDVLVNVPEVAGYTPDKTVITATVDGNGSITSDEVVNYSRKTFTANVEIKTNLGKIITVKNVSGLFDADIIVNVPKIQGYTNDKFIVTAHVNSDGSITTNEQVTLEPETVTANVTIKTNKGPVTVSNVEGKIGSIIDVVVPDKKDVLPDKTTVEAIVNENGSISVINPDNEGFVTYKDYNTGGTDQIQITPNIPTITADVTIKTSNGDQIVKNVSGKAGSIIDVQVPELAGLVADKDTVQAKVNNNGTITVINPDAAGFVNYQKANQGGTDQIQIVPNLTIVTANVDIHTNRGIQTVKNVTGKAGSIIDIAVPDLDGLLADKETVKAKINSDGSITVIDPDHDGFVTYNDYNIGGTDQIQIMPNLPIITAHVNINTSHGVKTVENVQGKVGSTIDIQVPEVEGLIADKDTVKAKVNNDGTITVINPESAGFVNYQKANQGGTDPIQIIPNVPDQGQSEKPVEPTEPNTSIPDNENVKPDNQSQTTTKPNEQGNATPGKPSTNGNATNTDKPSSQNNTGSGSANSVKPSTKPDNSGNSNSTTATTKPADKDHAIKKVKKTISTHASKAKITLYTSDLKVSNRSLTGGSDWLVDGVMEKDGKTYYRVSTNEWILAEDAIEYQDNSLTIRTKSDSKKQLINSLGSTSNRNLAANTSWATNRVVKIDGQDYYQVSTNEFVSVDDVEVI; encoded by the coding sequence ATGAAATTAAAAGGAATTCTATTATCAACTGTAATTTTAGGTGGTTTTACAGCACCTATTATTCAACCACTGAACGTTAATGCGTCAGCAAGTACAGATCAAACAAAAGCAACAGCAACGAAACCAGCTAATCCTTTGGAAGCGAAAAAAGAAACACCAAACAAACCAGGAGATTCAACTGCTGAATTCTCTATGGAAACTTATTTAGATGGTAAATTATTTGACTCAAAGATGGTCAAATTTCAACCTAATGGTTCATTCAAATCCGAGTCTGATGTAAAACGTCCAACTCACGATTTAATCAAAATGGTCGATAAATCCGTTCATGGATGGGTACGTAATTACTGGCTTGGACCAATTAGAGACCATGACACCGAAGTTTCTTACAGCTCTAAACAACTCGACAAATATATTAAAGATCCTACACATTCTTTTGATTCAGTAATGAAGGGCTTGCTTTTTAAAGGCGGAAAAATGACTAATCATGGTGCTCGTTTGACCTATCGCGAAGACTACCAAACAAAAGATGGTTATGCAGTCGGCTCAGTAAATGTCCATACTAATGTTGGTGATATTACAATTAACAACATTGGTGGTAAAAAAGGATCTGAGACACCAGTTGATCTTCCACCATACAAGGGATTACTGCCAAACATGTCCAAAATCCAAGTTCACATTAGTGAAGACGGAAAATTCTCAACTGATACTAATGTTGAATATTCAGATGTGGTCAAGAGAGATGTAACTATTTCATCTAACTTAGGTGATCAAGTTGTTAAGGATGTTACAGGAAAAATTGGTAACGAGATAACAGTTCAAGTTCCTAAAAAAGAAGGTTATATTCTCAGCAAACAGTCCGTTAAAGCAAAAGTTAATCCCGACGGGACTATTACAACAAAAGAATCAGTCACTTATTTTGGTGGAATCAAAGCCAATGTAACGATTCATTCAAACATGAAATCAATTATCATTGAAAACGTATCTGGAAATGTTGGAGACACTGTTACGCTTACAATTCCAGATTCCGCAAATATCGAAGGATATTATTTGGAAAGTAAGACTATTCAAGCAGTAATTACGGGTGATGGTTCTATCAAGCCATTAAATGATGCCGTTTATCTTCCTAAAAAAATCTATGCAACAATGGTGGTTAATAGCAACTTCCCTGACAGAACACTTCATGCAAAAGTTTCTGGAAAAGTTAACGAAAAAATTAAAGTAGATGTTCCAACTGTTACTGGATACACTCCTGACAAAAAGCAAATCACAGCATTTGTTCACCCTGATGGAACAATTGATTCAGACGAAGTGGTCAACTACACACCAAAAACAATCACAAAAACTATCAATATCAAAACAAATCTAAAAGACAAAACTATTAAAGCAGAAGTATCAGGAATTGTCGGTCAAACAGTAACCATTGAGGTCCCTCAACTAAAGGGATACACGGCAGATAAAAAAACAATCAAGGCTACAATTAATGAAAATGAAAGTATCACCTCAGACGAGAAAGTTGTTTACACAGCTAACATGGTTCATGGAAAATTAGTAATCAAATCAAACTTAACCGATCGTCAAATTCTTAGAAACGTTTCAGGTCGTGTCGGTGACACAATTGAAGTTACTGTACCTCAAATTTTTGGATACCATTCAGATAAAAAGACTATTAAAGCAACTATCACTGACGATGAAAAAATTATTTCCGATGATATTGTTAACTACTCAAGTGACTATGTTACAGCCGATGTCGAAATAAAAAACAACTTAAACAAAAAACTAGTTGTTAAAGACTTCAAAGGAAAAATCGGTAGCGACGTGCTTGTTAACGTTCCAGAAGTGGCAGGATATACTCCAGATAAAACTGTTATCACAGCAACTGTGGACGGAAATGGTTCGATCACTTCTGATGAGGTAGTTAACTATTCTCGAAAGACATTCACAGCAAATGTAGAAATTAAGACTAATTTAGGCAAAATCATTACTGTAAAGAATGTTTCAGGTTTATTCGATGCTGACATTATTGTTAACGTTCCTAAGATTCAGGGTTACACAAATGATAAATTTATTGTTACAGCCCATGTTAACAGCGACGGCAGTATTACAACCAATGAACAAGTGACACTAGAACCCGAAACAGTCACAGCAAATGTAACAATTAAGACTAATAAGGGACCAGTGACAGTTTCAAATGTCGAAGGAAAAATTGGTTCAATTATCGATGTCGTTGTTCCTGATAAAAAAGACGTTCTTCCAGATAAAACAACAGTCGAAGCTATCGTAAACGAGAATGGTTCAATTTCAGTTATCAACCCTGATAACGAAGGATTTGTAACATACAAGGATTACAACACAGGTGGGACTGATCAAATTCAAATCACACCTAATATTCCTACAATTACAGCTGATGTGACTATCAAGACTAGCAACGGAGACCAAATTGTTAAAAACGTTAGCGGTAAAGCCGGTTCAATTATCGATGTTCAAGTTCCTGAATTAGCTGGTTTAGTTGCCGACAAAGACACAGTTCAAGCTAAGGTAAATAATAACGGCACTATCACTGTTATTAATCCAGATGCTGCAGGTTTTGTTAACTATCAAAAAGCAAACCAAGGTGGAACTGACCAAATTCAAATCGTTCCTAACTTGACTATCGTCACAGCAAACGTTGATATTCACACAAACCGTGGAATCCAAACTGTGAAAAACGTTACCGGCAAGGCTGGCTCAATCATTGACATTGCCGTACCCGATCTTGATGGTTTACTAGCTGATAAAGAAACCGTTAAGGCAAAAATTAACAGCGATGGCTCAATCACGGTAATCGACCCTGATCATGATGGATTTGTTACATATAACGATTACAACATCGGTGGTACTGATCAAATTCAAATTATGCCAAACCTTCCTATAATTACAGCTCACGTAAATATCAATACAAGTCACGGAGTTAAAACTGTTGAAAATGTCCAAGGAAAAGTGGGATCAACAATTGATATCCAAGTTCCTGAAGTTGAAGGACTAATCGCTGATAAGGATACTGTTAAAGCAAAAGTAAACAATGATGGTACAATCACAGTTATTAATCCGGAATCTGCCGGTTTTGTTAACTATCAAAAAGCAAACCAAGGTGGAACTGATCCGATTCAAATCATTCCTAACGTTCCAGATCAGGGTCAATCAGAAAAGCCAGTGGAACCAACTGAACCAAATACTTCAATTCCAGATAATGAAAACGTCAAACCGGATAACCAAAGCCAAACAACAACCAAACCAAATGAACAAGGAAACGCTACTCCTGGAAAACCTTCGACAAATGGCAACGCAACAAACACTGATAAACCATCATCACAAAATAATACCGGTTCTGGTTCAGCAAACTCAGTAAAACCAAGCACAAAACCAGATAACAGCGGAAACTCTAATTCCACAACAGCTACTACTAAGCCTGCTGATAAAGACCATGCTATTAAAAAAGTGAAAAAGACTATTTCTACACATGCCTCAAAAGCAAAAATCACTCTTTATACCAGTGATTTGAAAGTTTCTAACCGTTCCCTAACAGGTGGAAGCGACTGGCTAGTAGATGGCGTAATGGAAAAAGATGGTAAAACTTATTACCGCGTTTCAACAAACGAATGGATCCTTGCCGAAGATGCAATCGAATATCAAGATAATAGCCTTACAATCAGAACTAAATCAGATTCGAAGAAACAACTGATCAACTCCCTAGGATCAACTTCAAATCGTAATTTGGCAGCAAATACATCTTGGGCTACTAATCGAGTAGTGAAAATAGATGGACAAGATTACTATCAAGTATCAACTAACGAATTCGTCTCAGTTGATGATGTTGAAGTAATCTAA
- a CDS encoding BspA family leucine-rich repeat surface protein, with product MKKITEKSNSKLINGQKLTKVMAITGLTLSMASSISVIPTQTVHAEDSTTVQSNDNDLGNGLVLKDGVLHITKHVAIEGNIFDTVKGHKKDEVKSISIEAPMTLAQNSHDTFSGFKNVKNITGLENLNLQYAYSLDNMFANDTSLTDIDVSKMDVSKVQSMKYMFANTKISNLDLSTWQAPRVITIGMLSNTPITVISLSNNISIQGSELSTELEGYKDAWKIVGNGTIDKPQYDKEYSSKDIEDRHSVSQNIGQAAIYTRQKVDNVLPQVDGTDLGNGLVLKDGVLHITKHVAIEGNIFDSVKDHKKDEVKSIKIEAPMTLAQNSHDTFSGFKNAKSITGLENLNLQYAYSLDNMFTNDTSLTDIDVSKMYVSHIQSMKYMFANTKISNLDLSTWQAPRVITIGMLSNTPITVISLSNNISIQGSELSPELKGYKNTWKIVGNGTIDKP from the coding sequence ATGAAAAAGATTACAGAAAAATCAAATTCCAAGTTAATCAACGGTCAAAAATTAACCAAAGTTATGGCAATTACTGGACTGACTCTTAGCATGGCGTCCTCAATATCTGTTATCCCTACTCAAACAGTGCATGCTGAAGACTCAACAACGGTCCAGTCAAATGATAATGATTTGGGAAATGGTCTCGTATTAAAAGACGGTGTATTACATATAACAAAGCACGTTGCTATAGAAGGTAACATTTTTGATACCGTCAAGGGCCATAAAAAGGATGAAGTAAAAAGTATTTCAATAGAAGCGCCTATGACTCTTGCTCAAAATTCTCATGACACTTTTTCAGGGTTCAAGAACGTCAAAAACATTACTGGATTAGAAAATTTGAATTTACAATATGCATATAGTCTAGATAATATGTTTGCAAATGATACATCACTGACAGACATAGATGTATCCAAAATGGATGTATCTAAAGTTCAATCAATGAAATATATGTTTGCAAATACTAAAATTTCAAATCTAGATCTGAGCACTTGGCAGGCACCAAGGGTTATTACAATTGGTATGTTGTCAAATACTCCAATCACAGTTATTTCATTATCCAATAACATCAGTATTCAAGGAAGTGAACTATCTACTGAGTTAGAAGGTTACAAAGACGCTTGGAAAATAGTTGGCAATGGAACGATTGACAAACCTCAATATGATAAAGAATATTCTTCGAAGGATATTGAAGATCGTCATTCTGTTTCACAAAACATTGGACAAGCTGCAATTTACACTCGACAAAAAGTTGATAATGTTTTACCTCAAGTGGATGGTACTGATCTAGGAAACGGTCTCGTATTAAAGGACGGTGTATTACATATAACAAAGCACGTTGCTATAGAAGGTAACATTTTTGATAGCGTCAAAGACCATAAAAAGGATGAAGTAAAAAGTATAAAAATTGAAGCACCTATGACTCTTGCTCAAAATTCTCATGACACCTTTTCTGGATTCAAAAACGCCAAAAGCATCACTGGATTAGAAAATTTGAATTTACAATATGCATATAGTCTAGACAATATGTTTACAAATGATACATCGTTAACAGACATAGATGTGTCCAAAATGTATGTATCTCATATCCAATCAATGAAATATATGTTTGCAAATACTAAAATTTCAAATCTAGATCTGAGCACTTGGCAAGCACCTAGGGTTATTACAATTGGTATGTTGTCAAATACTCCAATCACAGTTATTTCATTATCCAATAACATCAGCATTCAAGGAAGTGAACTATCCCCTGAATTAAAAGGTTACAAAAACACTTGGAAGATAGTCGGAAATGGAACGATTGACAAGCCTTAA
- a CDS encoding SLAP domain-containing protein has product MKDSAQLFDKNSKQSNRRLSGNTDWISDQEMQKDGKIYYRVSTNEWVNSEDTYTYIDKNITVTTKSDSTKQLINSTGNLSNRGLISNSSWKVDRSFEFHGKTYYRVSTNEFVSSDDVTIN; this is encoded by the coding sequence GTGAAGGATTCTGCACAACTTTTTGATAAAAATTCCAAACAATCTAATCGCCGTTTAAGTGGAAATACTGATTGGATCAGTGATCAAGAAATGCAAAAAGATGGAAAAATTTATTATCGTGTTTCAACAAATGAATGGGTTAATTCAGAAGATACATATACATACATTGACAAAAACATCACAGTGACAACTAAAAGCGACTCAACAAAACAGTTAATCAATTCAACTGGAAATCTATCAAATCGAGGATTAATTTCTAATAGTTCTTGGAAAGTCGATCGTTCATTCGAATTCCATGGGAAAACATATTATCGCGTTTCAACAAATGAATTCGTAAGTTCTGACGACGTAACAATCAATTAA
- a CDS encoding BspA family leucine-rich repeat surface protein, which yields MQKEYNNSNHHKKMVKRGKMAAIAGMTLTTGIILSEMTPAVVYADTLHNSHTTESIKVNPNENNEQQSNMSQNSAIISKQNTYSVQQTKTTSQDKCTFNLVGKVLTIHEGLLSGSDLRNYLNQFGKTTKSTITEIIIDSNVTFDEKVPGLFENFKNVTNISGLDTVNTSKTTDMSNMFTNDEKLKTVDINNFDVSHVSTFFKMFYKSSITILNLSKWVPLKLKNNYPFTGSMFDGTTILDISFPSNFNLVDSDIIKNGDTYTESIEDRTISKNINTSNLNQIFSLDTPTKVINLRKNNSMNASTPIPDSTDTKVHATLDGDKIADVKVHVSDIINNLGKTVTVAVPKVSGRFTTNKNVSIKISDTGELIPQGSIAFFDKLTDAAKQNLNAKSSVDNDPKFKVHSVDLTGKTLDTNNNISVDLPPVTGYSTKTKTVTFHVDPETGDVSQLGDPVVFTPMVISDNSSDSSNFYPTDTSTSTLQPIVPKPTTPTHKKSIKSAIRKVSALFKSKFVKLYTGDLKVENREVKAGSDWYSDEQMVVDGVTYYRISTDEWIAADDVYAYDSDPQVVTTKNGKNAELLSALGKISNRSLAPDTKWKSDRVININGKKYFRVSTNEFVSADDVQ from the coding sequence ATGCAAAAGGAATACAATAATAGTAATCATCACAAGAAAATGGTTAAACGGGGAAAAATGGCAGCGATCGCTGGAATGACTCTGACAACAGGGATAATCCTATCCGAAATGACACCAGCAGTAGTGTATGCTGATACACTTCACAATTCACACACAACTGAATCAATCAAAGTTAATCCCAATGAAAATAACGAACAACAATCTAATATGAGTCAAAATTCAGCAATCATTTCCAAACAAAATACATATAGTGTTCAACAAACAAAAACTACCTCACAAGACAAATGTACATTTAATTTAGTAGGAAAGGTTCTAACTATACACGAAGGTCTATTATCTGGTTCTGATTTAAGAAATTATCTCAATCAATTCGGTAAAACTACTAAATCAACAATTACAGAAATTATTATTGATTCCAATGTTACATTCGATGAAAAAGTTCCAGGTCTGTTTGAAAATTTTAAAAATGTGACAAATATCTCAGGACTAGACACTGTCAATACGAGTAAGACAACCGACATGTCAAATATGTTTACAAATGACGAAAAATTAAAAACAGTAGATATTAATAATTTTGACGTTTCACATGTATCTACTTTTTTCAAAATGTTCTACAAATCAAGCATTACTATATTAAATCTCTCAAAATGGGTCCCATTAAAATTAAAGAACAATTATCCATTCACTGGTTCCATGTTTGATGGAACAACTATCTTAGATATCTCATTCCCCTCAAATTTCAATCTAGTAGATTCTGATATTATAAAAAATGGTGATACTTACACTGAATCAATTGAAGATAGGACAATTTCAAAAAATATAAACACATCCAACTTAAATCAAATTTTTTCGTTAGATACACCAACAAAAGTAATTAATCTTAGAAAGAACAATTCAATGAATGCAAGCACTCCTATCCCAGATTCTACTGATACTAAAGTTCATGCTACTTTAGACGGAGATAAGATTGCCGATGTTAAGGTTCATGTTTCGGATATTATTAATAATCTGGGCAAGACTGTTACAGTTGCTGTTCCTAAAGTGTCTGGACGTTTCACAACTAATAAAAATGTGTCGATTAAAATCTCTGATACTGGTGAACTTATTCCTCAAGGTTCCATCGCATTCTTTGATAAATTGACTGATGCTGCTAAGCAAAATTTAAATGCTAAATCTTCAGTTGATAATGATCCAAAATTCAAAGTCCATTCTGTTGATCTTACGGGTAAGACGCTGGACACTAATAATAATATTTCGGTTGATCTTCCGCCAGTAACGGGATATTCAACTAAAACTAAGACTGTTACTTTCCATGTTGATCCTGAAACTGGTGATGTTTCTCAACTTGGTGATCCTGTGGTATTTACTCCTATGGTTATATCTGATAATTCATCTGATTCTTCGAATTTCTACCCAACAGATACTTCTACGTCAACTCTCCAACCTATCGTTCCTAAACCAACCACCCCAACTCACAAAAAATCCATCAAGTCTGCCATCAGAAAAGTCTCTGCTCTCTTCAAGAGCAAGTTCGTCAAACTTTACACTGGTGACCTCAAGGTTGAAAATCGTGAGGTCAAGGCTGGTTCCGATTGGTACAGTGATGAACAAATGGTTGTCGACGGCGTTACCTACTACCGCATCTCGACTGACGAATGGATTGCTGCTGACGATGTTTACGCATACGACAGTGATCCCCAGGTTGTAACTACTAAGAATGGTAAAAATGCCGAATTGCTCTCTGCTCTTGGTAAAATTTCCAACCGCTCGCTTGCTCCTGACACTAAATGGAAGTCCGACCGTGTCATCAACATCAACGGTAAAAAATACTTCCGTGTTTCTACTAACGAATTCGTCTCAGCTGACGATGTTCAATAG
- a CDS encoding ornithine cyclodeaminase family protein: MLLLSKADIEKFYTLEDCINAVGDAFRLFSEGKVQVPLRTQIKKHNDQDTFLCMPAFCEEYDASCVKVLNIDAKTGVVDTVMDGSYVTQLRTGAASGVAFKYLAKQNCRKGALIGTGGQAATQLETMLIVRDLEEVQVSDLDYDRAVEFAEKMSQKLAKYGTKITAAKNGNEAVTDADLVISVTPSKQPVYDAEKIKPGATVSGVGSYQPDMEETPVELVEKADKIYFDSKDAVLAEAGDILIPLDKKMITDADFTGDIGEVIGEKVVGRENDDEIIFFKTVGIAAQDLTTAKSIHDKAVEQGFGTYWND, encoded by the coding sequence ATGTTATTGCTATCGAAAGCAGATATTGAGAAGTTTTATACATTAGAAGATTGTATCAATGCAGTCGGAGATGCATTTCGACTTTTTTCAGAAGGTAAGGTCCAAGTTCCTTTACGGACGCAGATTAAAAAGCACAATGACCAAGATACCTTTTTATGCATGCCGGCATTTTGTGAAGAGTACGATGCATCTTGCGTAAAAGTTTTGAACATCGATGCCAAAACCGGAGTTGTCGACACCGTCATGGATGGAAGTTACGTCACGCAATTGCGGACCGGTGCAGCATCCGGTGTTGCGTTCAAATATTTGGCTAAGCAAAATTGCCGAAAAGGGGCTTTGATTGGGACCGGCGGACAAGCTGCCACCCAACTTGAAACTATGTTGATAGTCAGAGATTTGGAAGAAGTCCAAGTTTCTGATCTCGACTACGATCGAGCAGTGGAATTTGCTGAAAAAATGAGTCAGAAATTGGCTAAGTATGGCACGAAGATCACGGCCGCAAAAAATGGAAACGAAGCTGTGACTGATGCCGACCTAGTTATTTCCGTGACCCCATCAAAGCAACCAGTTTACGATGCCGAAAAGATTAAACCCGGAGCAACCGTCAGCGGAGTCGGTTCGTATCAACCAGATATGGAAGAGACCCCAGTAGAATTAGTTGAAAAAGCTGACAAGATTTACTTTGATTCTAAAGATGCCGTTTTGGCAGAGGCTGGAGACATCTTGATACCATTAGATAAGAAGATGATAACTGATGCTGATTTCACCGGCGACATTGGTGAAGTAATAGGTGAAAAAGTCGTTGGACGCGAGAATGACGACGAGATCATCTTTTTCAAGACAGTTGGAATTGCAGCCCAAGATTTAACTACTGCGAAATCGATTCATGATAAGGCAGTTGAGCAAGGATTCGGAACTTATTGGAATGACTAA
- a CDS encoding B3/B4 domain-containing protein: protein MNITRDPEIPTEIQLGVTEIEFQNEELNQTMWDELLTPMEQQIENETTLEDIRNSEQIQATKQGYKKLGKDPSRFRPSSDALWRRVVKGKGLYQINALVDLNNYLSLKYKMPYGSYDLNNISGDITLTKGGEGQTYKGIGKDAINIENMLVLADDNGPFGSPTSDSTKAMIQDNTSHAIIVAYLFGMTTDQIGTLLADTKIQTEKYLNKVSVNQQYVV from the coding sequence ATGAATATCACTAGAGACCCAGAAATACCTACAGAAATTCAACTCGGTGTCACTGAGATCGAGTTTCAAAATGAAGAATTGAACCAAACCATGTGGGACGAGCTTCTCACACCAATGGAACAGCAAATCGAGAATGAGACCACGCTCGAAGACATCAGAAATTCTGAGCAAATCCAAGCTACCAAACAAGGCTACAAAAAATTAGGCAAGGATCCATCAAGATTTCGTCCATCTTCAGACGCACTTTGGAGAAGAGTCGTAAAAGGCAAAGGCCTGTATCAGATCAACGCTTTAGTGGATCTAAACAACTACCTATCGCTCAAATACAAAATGCCTTACGGAAGTTACGACTTAAATAACATCAGTGGCGACATCACCCTAACAAAGGGTGGCGAAGGCCAAACTTATAAGGGAATCGGAAAAGACGCCATCAACATTGAAAACATGTTAGTCTTAGCCGATGACAACGGGCCATTCGGTTCACCAACATCAGACTCAACCAAAGCCATGATCCAAGACAACACCAGTCACGCAATCATAGTAGCCTACCTATTCGGAATGACCACCGACCAAATAGGAACCCTGCTAGCAGACACAAAAATCCAAACAGAAAAGTACTTGAACAAAGTGTCCGTAAACCAACAATATGTAGTTTAA
- the xylB gene encoding xylulokinase → MNEYVLGVDLGTSAVKVSAMNKEGQIVAQESFDYPLSQPHPGYSEQNPEDWVSGTTMAIVRLLLNDHLKAEEISGISFSGQMHGLVLLDEHNQVLRPAMLWNDTRTTAQCQEITDKMGDEFIDITKNKPLEGFTLPKILWVKENEPSIWKNVKTFLLPKDYVRYRMTGELGMDYSDATGTVLLDVKDNTWSQKICDTFDIPISICPPLIKSIDSVGKISESYATFSGLDTHTEVFGGAADNAAGAVGAGILAPNIVLSSIGTSGVVLKYENDPTIDYQGTLQFEDHAIPDSYYSMGVTLAAGYSLSWFKRTFCQDQDFNTMVESANQSPVGSNGLLYTPYIVGERAPYADADIRGSFLGIDGIHKRPDFVRSVLEGIIFSFKDIMDIYDEHHNDFDTVVAIGGGAKSPLWLQIQADIFNKKVISLENEQGPGMGAAMIAAVGLGWFRDFQECADKFVHFGKEYLPDSDCVKKYAELHDLYSQVYKDTKKISHKLMDYRRQNDK, encoded by the coding sequence ATGAATGAATACGTGTTAGGCGTTGACCTGGGAACTAGTGCTGTCAAAGTATCAGCAATGAATAAAGAAGGTCAGATTGTTGCCCAAGAAAGTTTTGACTATCCACTTAGTCAGCCGCACCCAGGATATTCTGAACAAAATCCCGAAGATTGGGTGTCTGGAACAACGATGGCTATTGTGCGATTGTTATTGAATGATCACCTAAAAGCCGAAGAAATATCTGGGATAAGTTTTTCTGGGCAGATGCACGGGTTGGTTCTTTTGGATGAACACAACCAAGTTTTACGTCCGGCAATGTTGTGGAATGATACGAGAACAACCGCACAATGCCAGGAAATTACGGATAAGATGGGCGATGAATTCATCGATATTACCAAGAATAAGCCACTTGAAGGATTCACTTTACCAAAAATATTGTGGGTCAAAGAAAATGAGCCAAGCATTTGGAAAAACGTCAAGACGTTCTTGCTACCTAAAGATTATGTTCGTTATCGAATGACTGGTGAACTAGGGATGGATTATTCTGATGCGACTGGTACTGTGCTGCTAGATGTAAAAGATAATACTTGGAGTCAAAAGATCTGTGATACGTTTGATATCCCGATATCGATTTGTCCACCACTAATCAAATCCATTGATTCTGTCGGTAAAATATCAGAAAGTTATGCAACCTTTTCGGGATTAGATACGCATACAGAAGTTTTTGGTGGTGCAGCTGACAATGCTGCTGGGGCAGTTGGAGCAGGAATATTAGCTCCAAATATTGTTTTATCAAGTATTGGAACTTCAGGTGTCGTTTTAAAATATGAGAATGATCCCACAATTGATTATCAAGGAACATTGCAGTTTGAAGATCACGCAATTCCCGATTCTTATTATTCAATGGGCGTTACCTTGGCGGCAGGATATTCGTTGAGCTGGTTTAAACGAACATTTTGCCAAGATCAAGATTTTAATACAATGGTTGAAAGTGCTAATCAATCGCCTGTCGGGTCCAATGGATTATTGTATACACCATACATAGTTGGTGAACGTGCACCATACGCTGATGCGGATATTCGTGGAAGTTTTCTCGGAATTGATGGCATTCACAAACGTCCTGATTTTGTTCGTTCTGTACTTGAAGGAATCATTTTCTCATTCAAGGACATCATGGACATATATGATGAACATCATAATGATTTTGATACAGTTGTTGCCATCGGTGGAGGTGCCAAAAGTCCGCTTTGGCTACAGATCCAAGCTGATATTTTTAATAAAAAGGTCATTAGTTTGGAAAATGAACAAGGGCCAGGAATGGGTGCCGCAATGATTGCTGCAGTCGGATTAGGTTGGTTCAGGGATTTTCAAGAGTGCGCTGATAAATTTGTTCACTTTGGAAAAGAGTATCTTCCAGATTCAGACTGCGTGAAAAAGTATGCAGAACTGCACGATTTATATAGTCAAGTTTATAAAGATACGAAAAAAATTAGCCATAAATTGATGGATTATCGTCGTCAAAATGATAAATAA